A window of the Bacteriovorax sp. PP10 genome harbors these coding sequences:
- a CDS encoding tetratricopeptide repeat protein, whose protein sequence is MKYFFFLLLLAGCSTYVPVEYRTPSEYSAKKDSYVQIIINKESSLTPAQKLTLAEDLGLELNNDGWLRYKKEKSPKQLYEIVINQFEINSEAKLPSTETVDKRTYRTASYRAIGNASFSIKRLDEESPTQFNISSNTIVASRVELPDILGAYSRVGVFSTLMGTNSEADIIEKQDKTLSMEALIEAKARVFEAIKSKITPVKNIVKIKLEDDRDDMEELKSLLKENDLTGAVIYLDYLNAQERRSDVFYNLGVVYEALGYFSEACNYYKEAYALSAKSIYLEQKAGCELRLQQFSLLPF, encoded by the coding sequence ATGAAATACTTTTTCTTCTTACTACTGCTTGCTGGTTGTAGCACTTACGTGCCAGTTGAATACCGTACGCCAAGTGAATACTCTGCTAAGAAAGATTCATACGTTCAAATTATCATCAACAAAGAGTCTTCCCTTACTCCTGCACAGAAACTTACTTTAGCAGAAGACCTGGGCCTTGAACTGAACAACGATGGATGGCTTAGATACAAAAAAGAGAAAAGTCCTAAACAACTTTATGAAATTGTCATCAATCAATTTGAAATCAACTCCGAAGCAAAACTTCCTTCGACAGAAACTGTAGACAAGCGAACTTATCGCACGGCCAGTTACCGCGCCATTGGAAACGCAAGCTTTAGCATTAAGAGGCTTGATGAAGAGTCCCCGACTCAATTTAATATCTCTTCTAATACCATTGTGGCCTCAAGAGTTGAGTTGCCAGATATTCTTGGTGCCTATAGTAGAGTTGGCGTTTTTAGCACCTTAATGGGGACTAACAGCGAAGCAGATATCATTGAGAAACAGGACAAGACCCTTTCAATGGAAGCTCTGATTGAGGCCAAGGCAAGAGTTTTTGAAGCTATCAAATCTAAAATCACTCCCGTTAAAAATATTGTGAAAATCAAACTGGAAGATGATCGCGATGACATGGAAGAGTTAAAAAGTCTCCTTAAGGAAAACGATTTAACTGGTGCAGTTATTTATCTGGATTATTTAAATGCACAGGAACGTAGAAGCGATGTCTTCTATAACTTGGGCGTGGTGTATGAGGCCTTAGGTTATTTTTCTGAGGCCTGCAATTATTATAAAGAAGCTTATGCTTTAAGCGCCAAAAGTATCTACCTCGAGCAAAAAGCTGGATGTGAATTAAGACTGCAGCAATTTAGTCTTCTTCCTTTTTAA
- a CDS encoding TFIIB-type zinc ribbon-containing protein, giving the protein MKCPACKDTVLSMSERNGIEIDYCPNCRGVWLDRGELDKIIEKSLVEKVPVTETQTLPREKIQEVIYRDSDPYKKDHYKHKRKKSFLEELFD; this is encoded by the coding sequence ATGAAATGTCCTGCTTGTAAAGATACAGTCCTTTCAATGTCTGAGCGCAATGGAATCGAAATTGATTATTGTCCTAACTGCCGTGGCGTTTGGTTAGACCGTGGGGAGCTGGATAAAATCATTGAGAAATCTCTCGTGGAAAAAGTTCCTGTCACTGAAACTCAAACACTTCCTCGCGAAAAAATACAAGAAGTTATTTATCGCGACTCAGACCCTTATAAAAAAGATCACTATAAGCACAAAAGAAAAAAATCATTTCTCGAAGAGTTATTTGATTAG
- a CDS encoding D-2-hydroxyacid dehydrogenase family protein: MSKQKIAILDDYQNKALELADWSEVQKKAEVTVFNDHLPDPQAVIKRLLPFDIICVMRERTPMTAAILEALPNLKLIVSTGSRNASIDVEACEKKKIKILHTNYFATPTIELTWALILSIAKNITSENASLRTNGWQKKIGADLHGKTLAVLGLGNIGSQIAIIAKAFGMNVISWSQNLTAEKAQEAGTTLVTKEELFKQADFLTVHLVLSPRSKGLVGKNELALMKPTAFLINTSRGPIIEEAALIEALEKSLIAGAAIDVYDQEPLQKDHPFRSLENVLATPHIGYVSQGLYETFYKDSVKNILTWLNQ; the protein is encoded by the coding sequence ATGAGCAAGCAAAAAATCGCCATCCTTGATGACTATCAAAATAAAGCACTAGAACTTGCTGACTGGTCTGAAGTCCAAAAAAAAGCTGAAGTGACAGTCTTTAATGATCATCTGCCCGATCCTCAAGCTGTAATAAAAAGACTTTTGCCTTTTGATATCATTTGCGTGATGAGGGAGCGCACTCCTATGACTGCCGCTATCCTCGAGGCACTTCCCAACTTAAAACTTATTGTTTCAACTGGATCAAGAAATGCTTCTATTGATGTAGAGGCCTGTGAAAAGAAAAAGATCAAAATCCTTCATACTAATTATTTTGCGACACCTACGATTGAATTAACATGGGCGCTTATTTTATCAATTGCCAAAAACATTACTTCAGAGAATGCTTCATTACGTACTAATGGCTGGCAAAAAAAGATTGGGGCCGATCTTCATGGAAAAACTCTGGCCGTTCTTGGTTTAGGTAATATCGGATCTCAGATCGCGATTATTGCTAAAGCTTTTGGAATGAATGTTATTTCCTGGAGCCAGAATTTAACTGCTGAAAAAGCGCAGGAGGCCGGAACAACTCTAGTCACCAAAGAAGAGTTATTCAAACAAGCAGACTTTCTTACAGTGCATTTAGTTTTAAGTCCGAGAAGCAAAGGACTCGTTGGCAAGAACGAGCTGGCATTAATGAAGCCCACTGCTTTTTTAATCAATACATCTCGAGGCCCAATTATTGAAGAGGCCGCTCTGATTGAAGCACTTGAAAAGAGCCTTATTGCCGGTGCAGCTATTGATGTTTACGACCAGGAACCTCTTCAAAAAGACCACCCATTTCGCTCTTTAGAGAATGTTTTAGCGACTCCACATATCGGGTATGTTTCACAAGGCCTGTATGAGACTTTTTATAAGGATAGCGTGAAAAATATCTTAACCTGGCTTAACCAGTAA
- a CDS encoding helix-turn-helix domain-containing protein produces MKYYQSLGEMLYKARLAQNITIEDLSTRTKIHKTLIHSLESDDFPNLPNRVYILGFLKSMSEELRFNVKDAVALYDLLLLREQHATPVEVKVDAPIPDKVVFFKKRKIKLKWLVAAVLLFVLLIIISPLLVEMKASDTPHVVTEVKKKTTRTQAKKKVSTDNTVILQGSIKVSINAKNGNSWVSFKVDKNPIRQLTLKKGSSIVLTGEKIRLTLGNYKALEIYDSNEIVSIAKNNKGKAVVVSFPQKKNEKKSESDLIFSLEGIPQLQNQRL; encoded by the coding sequence ATGAAATATTATCAATCACTAGGGGAGATGCTTTATAAAGCACGACTGGCCCAGAATATCACAATTGAGGATCTCTCAACTCGTACAAAAATCCACAAAACGCTTATTCATTCACTTGAAAGTGATGATTTCCCCAATCTTCCCAATAGAGTTTATATTTTGGGATTTCTTAAATCAATGTCAGAAGAGCTTAGATTCAACGTCAAAGATGCAGTAGCACTTTATGATTTACTTTTATTGCGAGAGCAACATGCGACTCCAGTAGAGGTAAAAGTTGATGCACCTATTCCTGATAAAGTTGTTTTTTTTAAGAAAAGGAAAATCAAACTGAAATGGTTGGTTGCGGCCGTCTTGTTGTTTGTACTCTTGATCATTATTTCCCCACTTTTAGTTGAAATGAAAGCTTCAGACACTCCTCATGTTGTCACAGAAGTAAAAAAGAAAACGACGCGTACTCAAGCGAAGAAAAAAGTCTCAACAGACAACACAGTTATACTCCAAGGCTCAATAAAAGTTTCCATTAATGCTAAAAATGGAAATTCATGGGTTTCTTTTAAAGTAGATAAAAATCCCATCAGGCAACTTACGTTAAAGAAAGGTTCATCTATTGTTTTGACTGGGGAAAAAATCCGTCTGACATTAGGAAATTATAAGGCCTTGGAAATTTATGACAGCAATGAAATTGTTTCAATCGCAAAAAATAATAAAGGTAAGGCCGTCGTCGTTTCATTTCCACAAAAGAAAAATGAAAAAAAATCGGAGTCAGATCTTATTTTTAGTCTCGAAGGGATACCTCAACTTCAAAATCAAAGATTATAA
- a CDS encoding lipoprotein, with the protein MKKILILLFILLTLASCSQGKKAKGSFKLILGNSVATPMNGGAYVETEDNNSLKKTLIKLDAENSALIPLGTYNMLFVTFTGPGEHLGSMYCGSVTNAPFTSAATTVSVSISTAQCSESKYSELITKIIGNSNSNWDSAKFDQGKWGQ; encoded by the coding sequence ATGAAAAAGATTTTAATACTTCTATTTATTCTCCTGACTCTTGCTTCCTGCTCTCAAGGCAAAAAAGCAAAGGGCAGCTTTAAGCTGATCCTGGGTAATAGTGTTGCCACTCCTATGAATGGTGGTGCCTACGTTGAAACTGAAGACAATAATTCCCTTAAAAAAACTCTTATAAAACTCGACGCCGAGAACTCTGCTCTTATCCCTCTTGGGACTTACAATATGTTGTTTGTCACTTTTACAGGCCCTGGTGAGCACCTTGGGAGTATGTACTGCGGCTCTGTCACTAATGCTCCATTTACATCAGCAGCAACCACTGTTTCTGTTTCGATCAGCACTGCTCAATGTAGCGAAAGTAAATATTCAGAATTAATTACAAAAATAATCGGCAATTCAAATTCAAATTGGGATTCGGCGAAGTTCGATCAAGGCAAATGGGGTCAATGA
- a CDS encoding TetR/AcrR family transcriptional regulator produces MTDNKVQATDKNEIYWKILNAAIALDIKKGHLKWSITNIATISKVSRTLIYYYFGKSKENILLEAIKLFGQELSGNTATRTTAWAAGDLASTFCASRALLARAPDIRVFYFLRRNEQTILGSAILDFEESFKQKISSFFPGLSHTEVDALFALFLGIVWAPELSDDAVMKSVSLILSGVKAQHL; encoded by the coding sequence ATGACTGACAATAAAGTGCAAGCAACAGACAAAAATGAGATCTATTGGAAGATATTAAATGCGGCCATCGCACTCGATATTAAAAAGGGCCATTTAAAATGGTCTATCACTAATATTGCAACAATCAGTAAAGTTTCCCGCACACTGATTTATTACTATTTTGGAAAATCCAAAGAAAATATTCTTCTTGAGGCCATTAAACTATTTGGCCAGGAGCTATCCGGCAATACAGCGACAAGAACTACCGCCTGGGCCGCAGGTGATCTTGCTTCAACATTTTGTGCTTCCAGAGCTCTTCTTGCAAGGGCTCCTGATATCCGCGTTTTTTATTTTCTAAGAAGAAACGAGCAAACAATTTTAGGAAGTGCGATCTTAGATTTTGAAGAATCTTTTAAGCAAAAGATCTCTTCTTTTTTTCCGGGTCTCTCTCACACTGAAGTCGATGCTTTGTTTGCTTTATTTTTAGGAATTGTCTGGGCACCTGAACTTTCGGATGATGCCGTTATGAAATCAGTCTCTTTAATTTTATCGGGCGTAAAAGCTCAACATCTTTAA
- a CDS encoding lytic transglycosylase domain-containing protein gives MRKITVVFLALVLASCTTIKKNTIHRTNTVSLAATDFQIAPPLTPLKEEVAEIEVVSDDDDDIEEDMGLEDEHKTLLAETPTVESLIPNFVIDGVAFPEHKIGKGKIFYLEGAEELNLENNFFDIPVVYNPLVKKWVEYFTTRGRKFFSLYVERAGRYAPMIGSILEENDLPRDLIFLAMAESGFSNHAKSVAAAVGPWQFMPATGKNYSLNQNWYVDERKDPIKATIAAAQYLGKLYNDFGAWEIATAAYNAGEGKLGRAIKKYKTNDFWELSKGKYLKSETKNYVPKIMALAIIGKNLKTFGFTEIDFRAPLIYKEVQVGPMTDILKLSKALNLNPEEVQKLNPEILRWFTPPDVRSYTLRLPPMSAESYANCCLKKDFKSTNFQEYIVPKKMSLLQVSKKFRLKNTLILSHLNSLSPKAKLSKGVVIKLPFRKEDKLVSTNRYYADLFDKTIVKKKKVFARFYKVKKGDSLFHIAKKHKTTVSRIMASNSDIPRSGKVYPGLRLVIK, from the coding sequence ATGAGAAAAATCACAGTGGTGTTTTTGGCCTTAGTCTTAGCTTCATGCACCACAATTAAAAAAAATACCATTCACAGAACAAATACAGTTTCTTTGGCCGCGACTGATTTTCAGATCGCGCCACCACTTACTCCCTTGAAAGAAGAAGTGGCCGAAATTGAAGTGGTATCTGATGATGATGACGATATCGAAGAAGATATGGGCCTGGAAGACGAACATAAAACACTTTTGGCCGAGACACCGACTGTCGAATCGCTCATTCCAAATTTTGTCATTGATGGCGTGGCCTTTCCTGAGCATAAAATAGGCAAAGGTAAAATCTTTTATCTGGAAGGCGCTGAAGAATTAAATCTGGAGAATAATTTTTTTGACATCCCGGTGGTTTATAATCCTCTGGTGAAAAAATGGGTAGAGTACTTCACTACCCGAGGAAGAAAATTCTTTTCACTGTATGTTGAAAGGGCCGGACGTTACGCTCCGATGATTGGATCAATCCTTGAAGAAAATGACCTACCTCGTGACTTAATATTTTTAGCGATGGCGGAGAGTGGATTTAGCAATCACGCCAAGTCTGTTGCGGCCGCAGTGGGCCCCTGGCAATTCATGCCAGCAACAGGAAAGAATTATAGCCTGAATCAGAACTGGTATGTTGATGAGCGAAAAGATCCTATTAAGGCCACCATTGCGGCCGCTCAGTATTTGGGAAAATTGTATAATGACTTTGGTGCTTGGGAGATTGCAACGGCTGCTTACAATGCAGGCGAGGGAAAGCTTGGCAGGGCCATTAAAAAATATAAGACAAATGATTTTTGGGAACTGTCGAAAGGTAAATATCTAAAAAGTGAAACAAAGAATTATGTTCCAAAGATCATGGCATTGGCCATTATTGGAAAAAACTTAAAAACATTTGGATTTACGGAAATTGATTTTAGAGCTCCGCTTATTTATAAAGAAGTTCAGGTCGGGCCGATGACCGATATTCTTAAACTTTCTAAAGCACTTAATTTAAATCCTGAAGAAGTACAAAAACTCAATCCTGAAATACTGAGATGGTTCACACCGCCTGATGTTCGAAGTTACACACTCAGACTGCCTCCTATGAGTGCTGAGAGTTATGCGAATTGCTGCCTGAAGAAAGATTTCAAGTCTACAAACTTTCAAGAGTATATTGTTCCGAAAAAAATGAGCCTTCTGCAAGTTTCTAAAAAATTCAGGTTGAAAAATACTCTTATTTTATCGCATTTAAATTCTTTATCTCCCAAAGCAAAACTATCAAAAGGGGTAGTGATTAAGTTGCCTTTTAGAAAAGAAGATAAGTTAGTCTCGACGAATCGCTATTATGCAGATCTTTTTGATAAGACAATTGTAAAAAAGAAGAAAGTCTTCGCTCGTTTTTATAAAGTTAAAAAAGGTGACTCACTTTTTCATATAGCTAAAAAACATAAAACAACTGTCAGTAGAATCATGGCCTCTAATTCTGACATACCCAGATCTGGAAAAGTTTATCCAGGATTAAGGCTAGTCATTAAGTAG
- a CDS encoding LysR family transcriptional regulator, with the protein MQNFNHLYYFYIVAKLKNVTSAAKFLNTSQPSLSTQIKTLEFNLDKSLFVKKGKYLELTSDGSSIFDICSRMFDVYEELESFLNPSLSGNEKINIGVTSGISRPFTTNIVGQVLKKYKLENRPKIKLDTGINESLIERLKLKKLDFIITNHLPNEPDLKVLKSFSMPVGLVGKHDFIKQLKMQNLKTSEMILKKASSYLSLPSDPAKLRLEINHFYLKNKLKYSALFESDILASVIRAATDGIGFCIIPLPYIKKELQNHTLEVLPKMASLWKHQLYVVARNDKTKPHFINKLISELELAI; encoded by the coding sequence ATGCAAAACTTCAACCACCTATATTACTTTTATATCGTTGCTAAACTAAAGAATGTTACCTCAGCCGCAAAATTCCTAAATACAAGTCAGCCTTCCTTAAGTACACAGATAAAAACTCTCGAATTTAATCTCGATAAATCTCTGTTCGTTAAAAAAGGAAAGTACCTGGAGCTGACTTCTGATGGTTCGAGTATTTTTGATATATGCTCACGCATGTTTGATGTTTATGAAGAGCTGGAAAGTTTTCTCAATCCTTCGCTTTCAGGAAATGAAAAAATAAATATTGGTGTGACCAGCGGGATCTCACGCCCTTTCACTACGAATATTGTAGGACAAGTTTTGAAAAAATATAAACTTGAAAACCGTCCGAAAATAAAACTCGATACAGGTATTAATGAATCCCTGATTGAAAGATTAAAACTCAAGAAGCTGGATTTTATTATTACTAATCATCTTCCCAATGAGCCGGATCTTAAAGTTCTTAAGAGTTTTTCTATGCCCGTCGGGCTTGTTGGTAAACATGACTTTATAAAACAATTAAAGATGCAAAATTTAAAAACATCTGAAATGATTTTAAAAAAAGCGTCATCTTACTTATCTCTGCCATCTGATCCTGCCAAACTAAGACTTGAGATCAATCATTTCTATCTTAAGAATAAATTGAAATACAGCGCTCTCTTTGAAAGTGATATTCTCGCATCTGTCATCAGGGCCGCAACTGATGGTATCGGCTTTTGTATAATTCCGTTACCATACATAAAAAAAGAATTACAAAACCACACGCTGGAAGTTTTGCCCAAGATGGCATCACTTTGGAAGCATCAACTCTATGTGGTTGCCAGAAATGACAAAACCAAGCCGCATTTTATCAACAAACTGATTTCCGAGCTGGAATTGGCCATTTAG